In Cyclobacteriaceae bacterium, the DNA window GGATGATGTACGCCTTTACAGTCATCTATTGTCTTGGAGGAATTGCCGGGCCTGCATTACAGGGAATCATGTCAGGGGTTGTTCCTGCTAACGCACAGGGAGAATTGCAAGGAGGATTCACGAGTCTCATGAGTGTGAGTTCTATTCTTGGCCCTTTGATGATGAATGGACTTTTTGCTTACTATACTTCTGTGGAGGCCCCTATTTATTTTCCTGGTGCAGCGATGTTGCTGGGAGCGGTGCTTACATTAATAAGCGCTGTGTTGGCGAGAAGAACTTTCAAAAAGACTAACCTTCTGAATTCTGTTCCTCCTCCGGTAGCGAAGGCTTAGGTTTTGGAACCGCTGGCATTTTCTTAAGAGTCTCATAGATATTTAAGCAAACCCATGCGTCGGTAGCAGCGTAGCTTACCTGCTTTTCATTAAGCTGAGGAGCTTCCCAGTTGCTGGTTTGCGCACTTTTTGAAATGCGAAAGCCTAACAAAAGGGCGGTCAGTTTTTTTACGCTTTCAACTTCAAGCCCTTTATCTTTTGAAAGTAGCGCTAGCTCAACAAAACCAGCCGGCTTAAATTTTTTCAAATGTTGGAGTGCTTTCAGATCATCACGAATTGCAACGCCTGCTTTTTCTATCGATTCATTTTGCAAGAACTGAATAATCTCAGGAGTCAACCCGGTAGCCATT includes these proteins:
- a CDS encoding 3'-5' exonuclease domain-containing protein 2, translating into MPNPHNGNTTITNEEINLLPLGAFDGKVVVISDPEELANAFREINRHSTIGFDTETKPVFVRGQYNKVAILQIALPETVYIIRLMATGLTPEIIQFLQNESIEKAGVAIRDDLKALQHLKKFKPAGFVELALLSKDKGLEVESVKKLTALLLGFRISKSAQTSNWEAPQLNEKQVSYAATDAWVCLNIYETLKKMPAVPKPKPSLPEEEQNSEG